The genome window AGTATTACGGATGAGCATGCAactaaatattttcaaaacacgTAGATAACTAAATACTTTCAACCCATTGTTTAAATATGTTAAATTATTTTCACATTATTATATCATCACTCTTATATTTACTTGACTTGACCTATTTATGAGATGGCCCATTTTATGCCCCGCCACAAACTCGTCCTAGAAAACTGTATACGCTTAGCTTCTCTCCTCCACTTTGGTGGTGGCTCACCCATTGACGTCCTGATGAACACTCAACTGAAAATTTCCTAGAAATGATATGATAGGTTAGAAAGTTACAGAATAAACTTATAATACATGTTACACTATTTTTATTTACAGTTAAAATCATATCAATCATACATGTTAAAAATTATTCCAGAATAGTAAAGTAATGATTAGGGTATCAAACAACCATTGTAATTCTAGTCTCGTGTCCAATCTATGTCTCATAGTTGATTTTAAAATTGTGTCTCACACTCATCAATTACCCATTACTCATTACATGTCTGGTTCTTAGTTACACTCATATGGATATCCGCTATTCGTGTTTATGGTCTTATGTCTTTAAAaaaaactagtattaagcacccccgcgttgcggcgggggcgagcactaaggccacactactgtcagcgactaccaacactgaagttgcggtgttaatgcgaagaaattaaactgaaacgtaaaatataaaataaaataactaagttgatctaggactcgcgcgTTATGATGTACCagcgtctattttttcccgtttgacaggttcatcgtaatctatatataatatatatcattaccactatacaaaccataatgcatacattacaacaaccattgcatcaatatgttggaaattatatttatacaagattttggctaagtTAATTAAATTACTATAAATAATattaatttacaaataaaacaacacaactttgaatggatcaaaccgattgaatatggtaagataatgaaaccattatttgatgagggtacaaccacttaaacACAAATGTAagctatatataatatatattattaccactatacaaaccataatgcatacattacgacaaccattgcatcaatatgttggaAATTATATTTATCATGTTTAAATTAGTTAATACGAAAAATAGTAATAAAAATTGACGTAAAAGTTTTAAATAAGTACAATTAATATAACCAAGTTTAATATAATCATATTTTTAAGAATTCAAGTCAACATTCGCGAATTATACTGCTAAGGGTGGAGGGTATAATCAAACACcttagggtgtttgagtgaaatcctagccaataatattatgccatgtcaactccccatttcactccccattttgcactcaatcagagGGTATAGTCAAAcaccctagggtgtttgagttatatattttttatttttctaaaaattattcataaataaacaaaacatattaaaaaatataaaaacaaaggtacttttaattaaaaaaacgcATTACATAATAAAAAACCTaacttaaaatataaaaataaattaaaaaaaacctaatttaaaatataaaaataaattttaaaaaagctaatttaaaatataaaaataaattaaaaaaaaacctaatttaACTATTCGTCGTCGGAATCCGATAAAATGTGGGGTAAATCTTGTTCTCCAAGATGCTCCACAAGATCATATTTTAGTCTATAGTGCGTATCTTCATCAATGAGCTCGTTATAAACAGTGTCTTCGAAAACGGGCTCGACTGGAGGATGCCGAATATGTACCGGTGCAATCGCGTTTCCATCGTCTTTTAGAATCATATTATGCATTGAAAAAATAGGAGTgatgattttttaaaaaaaaaaataaacttgaaTGGAGAAGAGTTGTGTATTTTAAATTGATTGGAAATATgggtatttatattaaaaattgtAACGGTCAAAAATAAATTCAAACGGTCGAATAACGttcaaattattaaaaaaatgggTCAAAAATCAGTCACTTCAATCGGTGAACACTCACCGAATCTTGTCTTCTCTCTCCTGCTCACCGATTGCCATTTCAAGGAGGGTGTAGTCACCGAATCGGTGACTAAGTCACCACACAACTCAAACAGACttataccctccaccctaagCTACGGATATCGAACCCTCACTTAAAATTAAAAGCTTTGTGAATACATTGTCACTATGCCAAAGGCTCTTATATTATTTAAAGaatttattatatgaaataaaaattaaTCTTCCACTTGTTGCGTAGTGGCATAGGGAGACTTGGATTGTTTAATGAAGATTCAAGTTCAATTCTTACTTCTGTTACTTTGATAGATTAAACAATGATGGATATAGCCTACCTTCCTTGCATAGGTGACATGTTCTATCCTGAGCCCACCTACGTTTTCGTCCCAATGCGTGTTACGTTAGAGAGTGTTCAGCTCTTGTGATGACAGTCAGCGGTATGGTTTCCCGGGGGAACGCCGCCCGGTTAAAAAACATAGCCTGACCGAAGTGGGGCAACGAAGCTCTCTAACATAGAAAGTGTGGTAGCCTAATATAAGAAAGTCGccgttataaaaaaaaatatatatatgaaataaaattaaaatatacTATTTCCCCCTCAAAAAcaccatttatttatttatcacaACATtatttcctctctctctctctctctctctctctctaaactcacCCTCCCTTCTTTAACAGAATTTCATTTCAAACAATTTACAATTCTATGATACACACAAACAgagtatcatcatcatcatcatcatcaatcaatGGGGAAATACATGAGGAAACCTAAATTCACCAGTAACACAATAGCTGTACTCGATGTTTCGCTCGGTGTTCGAACGAGAGCCAAAACCCTAGCGTTGCAGAAACTTCAAGCACTGAATTCATCCGCCGCAACGCCACCGTCTCCGGCGACGGTGACGGAACAACATACGGAATCATGTTATCTGCAGCTACGCAGCCGTAGGCTGGAGAAGCCTCTGGCTCAACGGTTAACGTGCTGCCGACAACGAAACCCTAACCCTAGTGGTGTGAATTCTTCTTGTTCCGTCGGGTCGGGTCCGGTGGAGACCCGAGTTAAAGGTGGTGGAGAAAATAATTTGGATTTTGATGGTAGAGAAAGGTATGGTTACTTGCTCTCTAATAATTTGTAATAAGTGCTctgtttttttaaattatatatattttttcttttttggttgatttatgtagaaataataatcataataataataataataataataataataataataataataataataataataataataataataataataataataataataataataataataagttcaTTTATTCTTGATTTTATTGGTGTTTTGTAaagttagggtttttttttataaaaaaaggttTTGGAGGTTTTAGCATgaaaggtttttttatataaatgagTTTTATTTTTTTGACTAAGAAGcatcaagaaaatgatttttaaaaaattaacttTAAATGGTTTAAAAGGTTTTTGAGGTTTTAGCATGAAAGTGTTTACATaaatgagtgtttttttttttttttttactaagaagcatcaagaaaatgattttaaaaatttaaactttgaATGGTTTAAGAAAAAGGAAAAAACTCTTTATCAAGAAAATGGTTTTGAATAAAACATCtatcaagatttttttttttttttttaaatataacatcTATAAAACAAAGTACATAGACAACAAAATGTTGAATTAAATGATGGGCCAACAATCAGCAAtaatattaaaaagaaaaatatcaAATATACTAGTTAAAAACACTTAAATTTCATATCAACTTTTTTATTAAATACAATTTTTTTTCACTATATTCTTCTCCTTTTCCTAAAGTCATACATAGGAGAAGGGTATCTATGTCAAAATCTTAAAATAGTATATATAAACTATAATTTTTATTCGGATAAATATGATAATATTCGAATATTTAGGGAATATATGAAAGAATCCCTTAAATGAAAATGATTAAAGAAGAAGTTGCAACCAAAATTTTTGGAGTCTTTGAAATCTAGTTGTCTTTTAGAGCCTTTAAATTTTACCGGTATTCACTTTATCTGTACATAGAAAATGCTCTTTGAAGACACTTTCATATGTGGTACCACTTTTAAGTTTTAACCGTGAGTACCCATTATTCAAAAACAGAGGCTCAGATCCCATCAATACCCTGCTAACCAATAAAACTTGTAGTTTACGCCGGAAACCATCCAACATTTTTCATGCCATTTCGACGCTCGAAACCAAGTCAACAACGAGCGATTAAATTTGACAATTTTTTGTCTACATAATCGTTTCGTTCATGACAGTTTTTTAAACAGCTCATCAATACCCTGCTAACCAATGAAACCAGCAGTTTACGCCGGAAACTATCCAACATTTTCCACACCATTTCGACTCTCGATCTCAAGTCAACAACGCACGATTAATTTTAAGTTTTAACAATCGTTTGTCTACATAATCGTTTCATTTGTGACGGTTTTTAAACCAACTCATCAATACCCTGCTAACCAATGAAACCAGCAGGAGTTTATGCCGGAAACCATCCAACATTTTCCATACCATTTCGACTCTAGATCTCAAGTCAACAACGCCAACGCGCGACTAAATTTAACAATCCTTTAGTTACATAACGGTTTCATAAGGCGGATCTAGAAATTCGTTACAGGGGCAACGTTTAAAAAAAAGGTaacgaaattaaaaaaaaaacgtcaattttttccaaaatttacactaatacCAGAGCGTCAAAGGGTAGCAGGGGCTACCCCTATTGTAAAGCTAGGTCCGCCCATGGTTTCATTCATGacagtttttttttaaacatgaaCTGGTGATAACATTTGACTAAAGATTCAAACAAACTGTTGAACAAGCATAGTAGCTGAATAGGAAAAATAAGTGTCGGCAGACATTAAAAACATTTCCGTATTGTCGGTAGTTTGAAATAATTGGTATGAAAAGGCCGAAAACGACTTCCTTTAAGAGGCCAGGCCTTTTTCTAATTTTGTTTTGTATAGATGATGATAAGATGTTACATTGCATGAAATAATAACTGGTGTTACTCACTTATCATCTGCCCCACATAATGCCTCTCATTTAATATCAACTGTTTTCTCTTTCCATATCTGGACTACTTCTTGTTGCCTGCATGTAAGAAATTAAAACTTGTCTTTTTTAAGAtacattgttgttattcgggtcGTGTTTGCGTTTTGGTTCGCCAGACTGAACCGCTAACTATGGCCTTGTGGTTTAGTGGCATTGGTGATTAGGTGTAAAAAGTTGATGTTAAAAATAAACTACGGTTTTAGGAAATGACAAACCAAACCGGTCAGGTGTAGTGGTTTGAGCaagttttttttaagttattagtATTTGTTGAAGTTTTAAAATAATAAAGACGGTTTATGAAGATAGCACATATTCAagagagtaaactgccaaaatggtcactgatgtttggtcacttttgccactttaatccaaaactcaaaccttttgaatctgggtttaTGTGGTTTTCAATTCTGTTGCCATTTTCATTTAAAaacaaaatctggtcagatttttcagttaacatccagtttttttttttttttttttttgtctttttctcccttttaatgaagggcaaaatggttaAATTTTCTTAATTTGTTATAagaaaacgttaaaagaccattttgccctttattaaaagggaggaaaaagacaaaaaagctggatgttaactgaaaaatctgacaagattttgattttggatgaaaatggcaacaagattgaaa of Helianthus annuus cultivar XRQ/B chromosome 1, HanXRQr2.0-SUNRISE, whole genome shotgun sequence contains these proteins:
- the LOC110926650 gene encoding cyclin-dependent kinase inhibitor 3 — its product is MGKYMRKPKFTSNTIAVLDVSLGVRTRAKTLALQKLQALNSSAATPPSPATVTEQHTESCYLQLRSRRLEKPLAQRLTCCRQRNPNPSGVNSSCSVGSGPVETRVKGGGENNLDFDGRERSTRESTPCSSIKDFNVISTPSNSITRSIPLAREIEEFFAVHEQEQLRRFADKYNFDFVDEKPLEGCYEWVKVEF